A single window of Paenibacillus sp. SYP-B4298 DNA harbors:
- a CDS encoding ABC transporter permease, with amino-acid sequence MKAAAQLVWRTMQRQLNGWTIATVAGALAALAPSAYILLGLLAEPTENWPHIRDYVLLDASLQSLWMVLGAGSCAVALGVTLAWLVAVYDFPLRRFCHFVFVLPLALPPYIAAYTYGSMLSYTGSVQAFLRNQLGITPNPAYFDIMSLKGAIFIFTICLFPYVYLLVKTMLERQSASYIENARLLGQGPLTILVRIVLPVSQTAIAGGASLVAFEVLNDYGVSKHFGIPSFTTAIFKTWFGMYDVDSAIRLSALLMSFVIAIFILERLVRRRKMYHASTSRQRPLSRRRLRGPAAWAATGLGLTVFAFSFAIPVVQLIVWAAWTYNDVLNARFVLLLGNTLLVSAIAILLLMTLAVIIANVVRFAKRSLWGIALSRLVAMGYSIPGAVLAIGVLAVFLSLDGLLGASGLYERLGYSPSKLVLSMSIAMLIFAYIIRFLPVGYNAVEAGFDKIGNRYTEASRMLGQSLTASFFKVDLPMIRGAVLTGCILSFMEIVKELPLTLLLRPFNFETLATKAYQYASDEQIHQASVPSLFIIAVGVVFVCFYYWLGERKPS; translated from the coding sequence ATGAAGGCCGCTGCACAATTAGTCTGGAGAACGATGCAACGCCAGCTCAACGGCTGGACGATCGCGACGGTGGCGGGAGCTCTAGCAGCTCTCGCCCCTTCCGCTTATATCCTGCTAGGACTGCTGGCAGAACCGACAGAGAATTGGCCTCATATTCGGGACTATGTGCTGCTGGATGCATCGCTGCAGTCGTTATGGATGGTGCTGGGAGCAGGAAGCTGCGCGGTTGCGCTCGGCGTTACGCTGGCCTGGCTTGTGGCAGTGTATGATTTCCCGTTGCGGCGTTTTTGCCATTTTGTATTCGTACTGCCACTAGCGCTGCCTCCCTATATCGCCGCATACACGTATGGCTCGATGCTTAGCTATACTGGCAGTGTGCAGGCTTTTTTGCGCAATCAGCTAGGAATAACGCCGAACCCGGCTTACTTTGACATCATGTCGCTGAAGGGCGCCATTTTTATTTTTACGATCTGCTTGTTCCCCTATGTCTATTTGCTCGTCAAAACGATGCTGGAGCGCCAAAGCGCCTCCTATATCGAGAATGCCCGTCTGCTCGGACAAGGGCCGCTGACCATCTTGGTTCGCATCGTGCTGCCCGTATCCCAAACCGCGATTGCGGGTGGAGCCAGCCTCGTCGCATTTGAGGTGCTCAATGACTACGGGGTGTCCAAGCACTTCGGCATTCCGTCGTTCACCACCGCCATCTTCAAAACATGGTTCGGCATGTATGATGTCGATTCAGCCATCCGACTGTCCGCGCTGCTCATGAGCTTCGTCATCGCCATCTTCATACTGGAGCGGCTGGTGCGGCGACGCAAGATGTATCATGCCTCGACCAGCAGGCAGCGTCCGCTGTCCCGTCGCAGACTGCGCGGGCCTGCCGCATGGGCGGCTACCGGGCTCGGGCTGACTGTATTCGCGTTCTCCTTCGCGATTCCGGTGGTTCAACTGATCGTATGGGCGGCCTGGACATACAACGATGTCCTGAATGCCCGCTTCGTACTGTTGCTCGGCAACACCCTGCTCGTCTCTGCCATAGCCATCCTGTTGTTGATGACACTGGCTGTGATCATCGCCAACGTTGTGCGCTTTGCCAAGCGCTCACTGTGGGGCATCGCATTGTCCAGACTCGTTGCCATGGGCTACTCGATACCCGGCGCAGTGCTGGCTATCGGGGTGCTGGCCGTATTCCTGTCACTGGATGGCCTGCTCGGCGCAAGCGGCCTGTACGAACGGCTCGGCTACAGCCCAAGCAAGCTGGTGCTGAGCATGTCGATCGCCATGCTGATATTTGCCTATATCATTCGCTTCCTGCCTGTCGGTTACAATGCTGTCGAGGCCGGCTTTGACAAGATTGGGAACCGTTATACCGAGGCGTCGCGCATGCTCGGACAGAGCCTAACGGCCAGCTTCTTCAAGGTAGATCTGCCGATGATCCGCGGCGCTGTCCTTACCGGCTGCATCCTGTCATTTATGGAGATTGTCAAGGAGCTGCCGCTAACGCTGCTGCTGCGGCCGTTCAACTTCGAGACGCTCGCGACCAAGGCGTATCAGTATGCCAGCGACGAGCAGATTCATCAGGCCTCTGTCCCGTCATTATTCATCATTGCGGTCGGAGTAGTCTTCGTATGCTTTTATTATTGGCTAGGGGAGAGGAAACCTTCATGA
- a CDS encoding ABC transporter ATP-binding protein — translation MSYFQARQLTFSYDKGRGTVLDGFSMSVEQGEVVGIVGPSGGGKSTLLRIIAGLEMPRAGSIVMDGETLVDEQRFVLPERRSIGMIFQDYALFPHLTVAQNIQFGLPRTARKERRARLDEMLELIQMEPYTRAYPHELSGGQQQRVAFARALAPRPRLLLMDEPFSSLDAELKSGIRSELKRMLLASGMTCMLVSHDREDTDAICNRVVSIR, via the coding sequence ATGAGCTATTTTCAAGCCCGACAACTGACCTTCAGCTATGACAAGGGGCGTGGCACGGTGCTGGACGGCTTCTCGATGTCCGTCGAGCAAGGCGAGGTCGTGGGCATCGTCGGCCCGAGTGGAGGCGGCAAAAGCACGCTGCTGCGCATCATCGCAGGACTGGAGATGCCCCGCGCAGGCTCTATCGTTATGGATGGGGAGACGCTGGTGGATGAACAGCGGTTCGTGCTGCCGGAGCGTCGCAGCATCGGCATGATCTTCCAGGATTATGCCCTGTTCCCCCATCTGACTGTCGCCCAGAATATACAATTCGGATTGCCGCGCACTGCTCGCAAGGAACGGAGAGCACGGCTGGACGAGATGCTGGAGCTGATCCAGATGGAGCCTTACACGCGTGCCTATCCGCATGAGCTGAGCGGTGGTCAGCAGCAGCGTGTCGCCTTTGCCCGTGCGCTGGCGCCGCGTCCACGCCTGCTGCTGATGGATGAGCCGTTCAGCAGCCTCGACGCCGAGCTGAAGAGCGGCATCCGCTCCGAGCTGAAGCGAATGCTGCTCGCCTCTGGCATGACCTGCATGCTCGTCAGTCATGATCGTGAGGACACGGACGCCATCTGTAATCGGGTCGTATCGATCCGCTAG
- a CDS encoding Fe(3+) ABC transporter substrate-binding protein has translation MMKKYASSLIILTMMMGLILAACGTQTSSNTSGAGANTGKAPAAESNAGSTAETSSSNGASGSQMVNVYTARHYDVDSQLFDAFTQATGIKVNEIKGTAEELVERLKREGESSEADLFVTVDGGVLNYAKQNDVLQPIVSATVDTNVPAQLRDTEDYWVGFATRARVIVYAKDRVKPEQLSTYEDLATDKWKGKVLVRSSSSLYNQSLLASFIELNGQQAAEAWAKGMVANFARDPEGGDRDQAKAIAAGIGDVAIMNTYYVGQMLHSKDAEEVKVAEQIGVFFPNQETTGAHLNISGIGLTKHAKNKENAIKLIEFLTSAETQTTLSQGSFEFPVNAAADKPELLKTWGEFKTQQLDFAKLGENNKLAVELLNKAGWK, from the coding sequence ATGATGAAGAAATATGCATCCTCACTGATCATCCTGACGATGATGATGGGGTTGATTCTGGCAGCCTGCGGAACGCAGACAAGCTCCAACACATCCGGAGCTGGCGCCAATACAGGCAAGGCACCTGCAGCCGAGTCGAACGCTGGTTCTACAGCAGAGACATCTAGCAGCAATGGAGCCAGCGGGAGCCAGATGGTCAATGTATATACCGCTCGCCACTATGATGTAGACAGCCAATTGTTTGATGCGTTCACGCAGGCGACCGGCATCAAGGTCAATGAGATCAAGGGTACGGCGGAGGAGTTGGTTGAGCGCCTGAAGCGTGAAGGCGAAAGCTCTGAGGCTGATCTGTTCGTGACCGTCGACGGCGGCGTGTTGAACTACGCGAAGCAGAATGATGTGCTCCAGCCGATCGTATCGGCTACCGTAGATACCAATGTCCCGGCACAGCTTCGCGATACCGAAGATTACTGGGTCGGCTTTGCCACACGCGCCCGTGTCATCGTCTACGCCAAAGATCGCGTGAAGCCAGAGCAACTGTCCACGTATGAGGATCTGGCCACAGACAAATGGAAGGGCAAGGTACTGGTGCGCTCCTCCTCCAGTCTGTATAACCAGTCCCTGCTCGCCTCCTTCATCGAGCTGAACGGTCAGCAGGCTGCCGAGGCTTGGGCCAAGGGCATGGTGGCGAACTTCGCCCGCGACCCGGAGGGCGGCGACCGCGATCAGGCGAAAGCGATCGCAGCAGGCATCGGCGATGTCGCGATTATGAACACTTACTATGTCGGACAGATGCTGCATTCCAAGGATGCGGAGGAAGTGAAGGTCGCAGAGCAGATTGGCGTCTTCTTCCCGAATCAGGAGACGACCGGCGCTCACCTGAATATTAGTGGCATTGGTCTGACCAAGCACGCCAAGAACAAGGAGAACGCCATCAAGCTAATCGAGTTCCTGACGAGTGCCGAGACGCAGACGACGCTGTCACAAGGAAGCTTCGAGTTCCCGGTGAATGCCGCGGCGGACAAGCCGGAGCTGCTGAAGACTTGGGGAGAATTCAAGACGCAGCAGCTTGATTTTGCCAAGCTCGGCGAGAACAACAAGCTAGCGGTCGAGCTGCTGAACAAGGCAGGCTGGAAATAA